One genomic segment of [Phormidium] sp. ETS-05 includes these proteins:
- a CDS encoding DUF751 family protein, with protein sequence MNDNFWDNVSRYPRYLITITLGIFFFLFGWLKPLLQKPVTAIALIGLMVSGMIFVSFTLRAMLGLG encoded by the coding sequence ATGAACGACAATTTTTGGGATAATGTATCCCGCTATCCCCGCTACTTAATCACCATTACTTTAGGAATATTTTTCTTTTTGTTCGGGTGGCTCAAGCCGCTGCTGCAAAAACCGGTGACTGCGATCGCCCTGATCGGCTTGATGGTTTCTGGGATGATTTTTGTGTCTTTCACCTTGCGAGCAATGCTCGGTCTAGGCTAA
- a CDS encoding tetratricopeptide repeat protein: protein MSKKNRKPAPQGKGFGTSLQSIPTAIARAEQLLARQEFGSALQLLKSLKERHPDHPDILEALANAYHDIGDSIRYEQACSELVAVAPNSVNAALGLAGAYLSNFRPALALGAFRSFLENWPDHDRAADARGVVAELESQIDAYLADMGLVGPEAISVAAIHEKATSLMEWGKYPEVRALEEQVLGNYPHLDAAHHHIMLSYWFEGNAQRAIELCESFFAQNPEDYTALGNLIRFLFLSGNLEAAKQRAEQFKSLNGEKIDFYVKQAESLSYLGDDEGVLATFAAAETAGLRDEAPALLLHFVAVAQMRLGRQAEAKALWEKALDLSESFALAYQNLEDLRQVASDRQGAFAFPLGHWLPQKTIDELRFSLDAFNRSESKSPEEITQLVRDYLTQHPEMVTLVPALLDRGHPKGREFAFYLARHAQTPEMLAALRDFALSDRGPDEMRHQAAQVANRAGLLPAGTVRMWIQGKWRELILLGMEIHAEPTINHPKQVKNLLGEAIESLREEEGAKAEKLLEQALKIEPDAPDLLYNLANAWNLQERHQEAQELIEQIHQSHPDYTFATISVAQMRIKSGDLETARNLLQPLLGKSRMHTVEFSLFCTAQIQFYLADSKPESARAWLNLLRQTNPNHPTLDYWQKRLNKI, encoded by the coding sequence ATGTCCAAAAAGAACCGCAAACCAGCACCACAAGGCAAAGGCTTTGGCACCAGCCTGCAATCGATACCCACGGCGATCGCCAGAGCAGAACAACTCCTCGCCCGTCAAGAGTTTGGCTCCGCCTTGCAGTTGCTCAAATCCCTGAAGGAGCGTCATCCAGACCATCCGGACATCCTCGAGGCCCTGGCGAACGCCTACCATGATATCGGCGATAGCATCCGCTACGAGCAAGCCTGTTCCGAATTGGTGGCGGTAGCGCCCAATAGCGTCAATGCGGCTCTAGGATTAGCCGGAGCCTATCTCAGCAACTTTCGTCCGGCTCTGGCTTTGGGAGCTTTTCGCTCATTTTTAGAAAACTGGCCAGACCACGATCGCGCCGCCGATGCTAGGGGGGTGGTAGCGGAATTGGAAAGTCAAATAGATGCTTACTTAGCAGATATGGGTTTGGTCGGCCCAGAGGCAATCTCTGTAGCCGCCATACACGAAAAAGCTACATCTCTCATGGAGTGGGGAAAATACCCAGAGGTGCGGGCACTGGAAGAACAGGTACTGGGCAACTACCCCCACCTGGATGCTGCCCATCATCATATTATGTTGTCTTACTGGTTTGAAGGCAATGCACAGCGCGCTATCGAGTTGTGCGAGAGCTTTTTTGCCCAAAACCCTGAGGATTATACCGCTCTGGGCAACTTAATTCGGTTTTTATTCCTCAGCGGCAATCTCGAAGCGGCGAAACAACGCGCCGAGCAGTTTAAATCCCTGAACGGAGAGAAAATCGATTTTTACGTCAAACAAGCGGAAAGTTTGAGCTATTTGGGGGATGATGAGGGGGTTTTAGCCACTTTTGCGGCAGCGGAAACCGCAGGTTTGCGCGATGAGGCTCCCGCCTTGCTGTTACACTTCGTCGCTGTGGCGCAAATGCGCTTGGGACGGCAAGCTGAGGCAAAAGCTCTGTGGGAGAAAGCCCTGGATTTATCTGAGTCCTTCGCACTGGCGTATCAAAATTTGGAGGATTTGAGGCAAGTGGCGAGCGATCGCCAGGGTGCGTTTGCCTTTCCTCTGGGCCATTGGCTGCCCCAAAAGACGATCGACGAATTGCGCTTCAGTCTGGACGCTTTCAACCGCAGCGAATCTAAATCACCAGAAGAAATAACCCAATTGGTGCGCGACTATCTGACGCAGCACCCAGAAATGGTGACTCTTGTCCCCGCTCTGCTCGATCGGGGCCACCCAAAAGGGCGCGAGTTTGCCTTCTACCTCGCTCGCCACGCCCAAACTCCAGAAATGCTCGCCGCTCTGCGAGACTTTGCCCTGAGCGATCGTGGTCCTGACGAAATGCGCCACCAAGCCGCCCAAGTGGCGAACCGCGCTGGGTTACTCCCCGCAGGCACAGTAAGAATGTGGATCCAGGGCAAGTGGCGAGAGCTGATTTTACTAGGGATGGAAATTCACGCCGAACCGACCATAAACCACCCGAAGCAAGTTAAAAACCTCCTCGGTGAAGCGATCGAGAGTCTCCGAGAAGAAGAAGGCGCTAAAGCAGAAAAGCTCCTAGAACAAGCACTCAAAATCGAACCCGACGCCCCCGATCTTCTTTACAATCTCGCCAACGCCTGGAATTTGCAGGAGCGCCATCAAGAAGCCCAAGAACTGATTGAGCAAATTCATCAGAGCCATCCTGACTACACCTTTGCCACCATCAGTGTGGCCCAGATGCGCATCAAATCCGGCGACCTAGAAACCGCCAGAAACCTTCTCCAACCGCTTCTGGGCAAATCCCGTATGCACACGGTGGAATTCAGCCTCTTTTGTACCGCTCAAATTCAATTCTACCTCGCTGACAGCAAACCAGAATCAGCTCGCGCATGGCTTAACCTCTTGCGCCAAACCAACCCCAATCATCCTACCCTCGATTATTGGCAAAAGCGGCTGAACAAAATCTAA
- a CDS encoding glycoside hydrolase family 3 N-terminal domain-containing protein, which produces MLPEIDSLSLAEQVAQMFVVRASGHLFDHQIEFPAWEPPAAKLRYWLQDLGVGGVILVGGSAGDLLLRSRQLQSWAQFPLLIAADVEEGVGQRFAGATWFPPPMALSYIEQQSPGQGQHYAELLGNFIARESLAIGINWVLAPVVDVNNNPENPVIDVRSFGETPAMASLLTTAFLQGARQWPVLTCAKHFPGHGDTSVDSHLDLPVLPHSPERLAAIELPPFASAIAAGVDGVMSAHLVIPAWDDSGPATLSPQILTGELRQNLGFEGLIVTDALVMGAIANRYDPLEAPILALEAGADILLMPVDPAGAIESICAAVNSGRISPERIRASVERIWRAKQKIFSPQETPEGGRGEGDSLASSLSELATPAATEAAEGMLRAGLRVGGPLPLPANGEGLRNLIVVDDTLRENFLGHHAPAIAYPKKLGYRPLVFDRDTVPALLAASSHDDPPALLQIFIRGNPFRGTAGLSQAVEKLVANLLEKRQLQALAIYGSPYTLDKFLPDLPEEVPYAFSYGQMPLAQDMVMRSLFEPPK; this is translated from the coding sequence ATGCTGCCGGAAATTGACAGTCTTTCATTAGCAGAACAGGTGGCCCAGATGTTCGTGGTTCGGGCTTCTGGTCATCTGTTCGACCACCAAATCGAATTTCCCGCCTGGGAACCACCCGCCGCCAAGCTGCGCTACTGGTTGCAAGATTTGGGGGTGGGTGGGGTGATATTGGTGGGGGGAAGTGCGGGGGATTTGCTGCTGCGATCGCGCCAGCTCCAATCTTGGGCGCAGTTTCCCCTCCTGATTGCGGCGGATGTGGAAGAAGGGGTGGGCCAGCGGTTTGCTGGGGCGACCTGGTTTCCGCCGCCAATGGCTCTAAGCTATATTGAGCAGCAATCTCCGGGCCAAGGTCAGCATTACGCCGAACTTTTAGGGAATTTCATCGCTCGGGAAAGTCTGGCCATAGGCATAAACTGGGTGCTGGCTCCGGTGGTGGATGTGAATAATAACCCAGAAAATCCGGTGATTGATGTGCGCTCTTTTGGGGAAACTCCGGCAATGGCGAGTTTGCTCACTACGGCTTTTCTCCAAGGTGCCCGCCAATGGCCGGTTTTGACTTGTGCTAAGCATTTTCCAGGACATGGGGACACGAGTGTAGATTCTCACCTGGATTTGCCGGTGTTACCTCATTCGCCGGAAAGATTGGCGGCAATTGAGTTACCACCGTTTGCTAGTGCGATCGCCGCTGGTGTGGATGGGGTGATGAGTGCCCACCTGGTGATACCGGCTTGGGATGATTCTGGTCCTGCCACTCTTTCTCCTCAGATTTTGACTGGTGAATTGCGGCAAAATCTGGGATTTGAGGGGTTAATTGTTACTGATGCTTTGGTGATGGGGGCGATCGCGAATCGTTATGACCCCTTGGAGGCGCCGATTTTGGCCTTGGAAGCGGGAGCCGATATTTTGCTGATGCCTGTGGACCCGGCGGGGGCGATCGAATCCATCTGTGCGGCGGTTAATTCCGGTCGCATCTCCCCAGAGCGCATTCGTGCTTCTGTAGAGCGCATCTGGCGGGCGAAACAAAAGATTTTCTCACCCCAGGAGACACCCGAGGGGGGACGGGGGGAGGGAGATTCCCTGGCTTCTTCTTTGTCGGAACTGGCTACCCCCGCAGCTACCGAAGCCGCTGAGGGAATGTTGCGGGCTGGTTTGCGGGTGGGGGGACCATTGCCTCTCCCGGCGAATGGTGAGGGTTTGCGGAATCTGATTGTGGTGGATGATACTCTGCGGGAAAATTTTCTGGGGCATCACGCCCCCGCGATCGCCTACCCGAAAAAGCTGGGTTATCGTCCTTTGGTGTTCGATCGGGACACCGTACCCGCACTCCTCGCCGCCAGCTCCCATGATGACCCCCCCGCTCTGCTGCAAATCTTCATTCGCGGCAACCCCTTCCGAGGTACTGCAGGGCTGAGCCAAGCTGTGGAAAAATTAGTGGCTAATTTGCTGGAAAAAAGGCAGTTACAGGCTTTGGCTATCTATGGCAGTCCTTATACTCTGGATAAGTTTTTGCCGGACCTGCCAGAAGAGGTGCCCTACGCCTTCTCTTACGGCCAAATGCCTCTAGCTCAAGATATGGTTATGCGATCGCTCTTTGAACCACCCAAGTAA
- the rbfA gene encoding 30S ribosome-binding factor RbfA — MATQLRVSRVASLIKREISQMLLTDIKDDRVGAGMVSVTEVEVSGDLQHAKVFVSIYGTEEARATTMAGLKAATSQMRWYLGQRVRLRRTPDLVFVEDRSIERGTRVLSLINKLTSERQDHPGEAAGGEEIAAAE, encoded by the coding sequence ATGGCTACGCAACTTCGAGTTTCCCGTGTTGCTTCCCTGATTAAGCGCGAAATTAGTCAAATGCTGCTCACGGACATCAAAGATGACCGGGTGGGAGCGGGGATGGTCAGCGTTACTGAGGTAGAAGTTTCTGGAGACCTCCAGCACGCTAAAGTATTCGTCAGCATTTATGGCACAGAAGAAGCTCGCGCCACCACGATGGCAGGCTTGAAAGCCGCTACCAGCCAAATGCGTTGGTATCTGGGACAGCGGGTCCGCCTGCGCCGCACGCCGGATTTGGTGTTTGTGGAAGACCGCTCGATCGAGCGGGGAACGCGGGTACTGTCTTTGATTAACAAGCTGACCAGCGAACGTCAGGACCACCCAGGGGAGGCTGCCGGTGGCGAGGAAATCGCCGCTGCTGAGTAA
- a CDS encoding DUF4327 family protein translates to MILSAVQYSIDVLQDEARTLVRKGIISRQQPIYTLCQHIPAREWAYVECELEKCDFLLRDRIGDLIGSEKWEND, encoded by the coding sequence ATGATTCTGTCTGCCGTTCAATACTCAATTGATGTCCTGCAAGATGAAGCCCGCACCCTAGTGAGAAAGGGCATCATCAGCCGCCAACAACCCATATACACCCTCTGCCAGCACATTCCTGCTCGCGAATGGGCATATGTAGAGTGCGAACTAGAAAAATGCGATTTTCTACTCAGAGACCGGATTGGCGATTTGATAGGCAGTGAAAAATGGGAAAATGATTAA